One part of the Methylobacterium mesophilicum SR1.6/6 genome encodes these proteins:
- a CDS encoding PAS domain-containing protein translates to MIDSSLHLRQALFAAGVVGMWYWQIADNGVVLDHGSAELLTGNADLAGQVLDLDTSFACLHPDDRERVLAQVDEHERRGGTNVMAYRVRSPEGRVRTLLDRGQVVEGPNGARTGYGVLLDITDRLPPGTSALADVADRCLGLRDVLLRHGTPKMQLLLDLLLLEIGIELAGPGADANAARLQ, encoded by the coding sequence ATGATCGACAGCAGTTTACATCTGAGACAGGCTCTGTTCGCTGCCGGCGTTGTCGGCATGTGGTACTGGCAGATCGCCGACAACGGTGTCGTGCTGGATCACGGTTCGGCGGAGCTATTGACCGGCAATGCCGATCTTGCCGGTCAAGTCTTGGATCTGGATACCTCGTTCGCCTGCCTGCACCCGGACGACCGGGAGCGGGTCCTGGCGCAGGTCGATGAGCATGAGCGGCGCGGCGGAACGAACGTGATGGCGTATCGGGTCCGCTCGCCGGAGGGGCGCGTCCGGACGCTGCTGGACCGCGGGCAGGTTGTCGAAGGCCCCAACGGCGCGCGCACCGGCTACGGCGTCCTCCTCGACATCACGGACCGGCTGCCCCCGGGCACCAGCGCACTCGCGGATGTCGCGGATCGCTGCCTCGGGTTGCGGGACGTCCTGCTGCGGCACGGCACGCCGAAAATGCAGCTGCTGCTCGATCTGCTGTTGCTCGAGATCGGCATTGAACTTGCCGGCCCGGGTGCGGACGCGAACGCCGCGCGCTTGCAGTAG